A window of the bacterium genome harbors these coding sequences:
- the phnD gene encoding phosphate/phosphite/phosphonate ABC transporter substrate-binding protein, giving the protein MRKFSFPDFAKLLFAVVLALSSGSAAALDARYQDANGDLVADSPAETIDPPVLVFAYTPVEDPAVYAKVWDEFLKHMEKTTGKRTIFFPVQSNAAQIEAMRAGRLHVAGFNTGATPLGVNCAGFVPFAMMAGDNNAFGYEMEIITHPTSGITKVQDLKGKKMAFTSETSNSGYKAPSALLSQQFGLVASRDFTPVFSGKHDNSILGVANKDYDAAAIANEVMKRMVDRGVVKSDQIISIYKSETFPTTSYGYVNNLNPALAAKIQEAFFTFPWKGSGLEKEFSKQGVTKFMRIDYKSHWDIVRKVDQAMNVSYGCK; this is encoded by the coding sequence ATGCGAAAATTTTCGTTTCCCGATTTTGCCAAGCTTTTATTCGCCGTCGTGCTGGCGCTGAGCTCGGGCTCGGCTGCGGCCTTGGATGCGCGGTACCAGGACGCCAACGGTGATCTCGTGGCCGATTCGCCCGCTGAGACGATCGATCCGCCGGTGCTGGTCTTCGCCTATACTCCGGTTGAGGACCCGGCGGTTTACGCCAAGGTTTGGGATGAGTTTTTAAAGCACATGGAGAAAACCACCGGCAAGAGGACGATCTTCTTCCCGGTTCAGTCCAACGCCGCCCAAATCGAAGCCATGCGCGCCGGCCGCCTGCACGTCGCCGGCTTCAATACCGGAGCGACGCCGCTCGGAGTCAATTGCGCGGGCTTTGTTCCTTTCGCCATGATGGCCGGCGACAACAACGCCTTCGGATACGAGATGGAAATCATCACCCACCCGACGAGCGGCATCACCAAAGTCCAGGACCTCAAGGGAAAAAAAATGGCCTTCACCTCCGAGACCTCGAATTCGGGCTACAAGGCGCCGTCGGCCCTGCTCAGCCAGCAGTTCGGGCTCGTCGCCAGCCGCGATTTCACGCCGGTCTTCTCGGGCAAGCATGACAATTCGATTCTCGGGGTCGCCAACAAGGATTACGACGCCGCCGCGATCGCCAACGAAGTCATGAAAAGGATGGTCGATCGCGGCGTCGTGAAATCCGACCAAATCATTTCCATATACAAGTCCGAAACCTTTCCCACCACCAGCTATGGCTATGTCAATAATTTGAATCCCGCTTTGGCCGCCAAGATCCAGGAAGCTTTCTTCACCTTTCCGTGGAAAGGCAGCGGTTTGGAGAAGGAATTCAGCAAGCAGGGCGTCACGAAGTTCATGCGCATCGACTACAAGAGCCATTGGGACATCGTTCGCAAGGTCGACCAGGCCATGAACGTCAGCTATGGCTGCAAGTGA
- the phnC gene encoding phosphonate ABC transporter ATP-binding protein, with the protein MLEIHDLTKRYPTGDLALNGVSLHVPPGQLIGLIGPSGAGKSTLIRCINRLVQPTSGRVHFEGQDVLRLGRSKLRKVRRRMGMIFQEHALMERLTVMENVLSGRLGYVGFWKSFFRKFPAEDVAAAFKLLKRIGIEALMNKRADELSGGQRQRVGIARALLQNPSLLLVDEPTASLDPKTSRQIMRLLCELCEEQHLSAIVNIHDVALARAYLPRIVGLQAGRVVYDGPADGLSAEVLTRIYGEEDWERVQQSEDESGPRVDRDADKLVSKEALEAS; encoded by the coding sequence ATGCTTGAGATTCACGATCTAACGAAGCGCTATCCCACCGGTGACTTGGCCTTGAACGGAGTCAGCTTGCACGTTCCCCCGGGTCAGTTGATCGGTCTGATCGGGCCGTCAGGGGCCGGCAAATCGACGCTGATCCGCTGCATCAATCGGCTTGTCCAGCCGACCTCGGGCCGCGTCCACTTCGAAGGCCAAGACGTCCTTCGGCTCGGAAGATCCAAGCTTCGCAAGGTTCGCCGCCGGATGGGGATGATTTTCCAAGAGCATGCCCTAATGGAACGTCTCACCGTGATGGAGAACGTCCTCTCCGGCAGGCTGGGCTATGTCGGCTTCTGGAAAAGCTTTTTTCGGAAGTTTCCGGCCGAGGACGTGGCCGCGGCTTTCAAGCTGCTGAAAAGGATCGGAATCGAAGCCTTGATGAACAAACGGGCCGATGAGCTCTCCGGCGGCCAGCGTCAGAGAGTCGGAATCGCGCGAGCCTTGCTCCAAAACCCATCCCTGCTGCTTGTCGACGAGCCGACGGCCAGCCTCGATCCCAAGACCTCGCGGCAAATCATGCGGCTCCTCTGCGAGCTCTGTGAAGAGCAGCACCTTTCCGCAATCGTCAATATCCATGACGTGGCCTTGGCTCGGGCGTACCTGCCGAGGATCGTCGGTTTGCAGGCCGGCAGGGTGGTCTACGACGGTCCGGCCGACGGCCTGAGCGCGGAAGTGCTGACTCGCATCTACGGCGAGGAAGATTGGGAGAGGGTTCAGCAATCGGAAGACGAAAGCGGTCCTCGGGTCGACAGGGATGCCGATAAGTTGGTTTCCAAGGAGGCTCTTGAAGCCTCATGA